A region of Notolabrus celidotus isolate fNotCel1 chromosome 4, fNotCel1.pri, whole genome shotgun sequence DNA encodes the following proteins:
- the lrrc18a gene encoding leucine-rich repeat-containing protein 18, which translates to MPKGKGAKGTKVTLQTAKKAVRITQDGRRRLTLSKMGIITFPQCLFKLTNVDELDLSRNLIQKLPENIGSFSSLRWLDLHSNKLESLPESIGNLVGLTHLNLSNNDLTSAGLPYSLGSLTNLKSLNLGLNQLDTLPPSMAGLDNLKELGLFDNRFTKLPEFVKELRNLNKVNTRRNPLSYAQGESEETLKEKSEPEEEVYLVHESSLCRKCFKRCKEQNEGFSRGGGGGGGDGDMCEEKRMRTYKGLMVPNSVAAVNQDVWRIRKVEHMQVK; encoded by the coding sequence ATGCCCAAAGGAAAGGGAGCCAAAGGGACAAAGGTGACGCTCCAGACTGCCAAAAAGGCAGTACGGATAACCCAAGATGGACGGCGTAGACTCACCCTCAGCAAGATGGGAATAATCACTTTCCCACAGTGTCTCTTTAAACTCACCAACGTGGATGAGTTGGACCTCAGCCGCAACCTGATACAGAAACTCCCAGAAAACATTGGGAGCTTCTCATCCCTCAGATGGTTGGATCTacacagcaacaaactggagTCTTTGCCTGAGTCCATCGGTAACTTGGTGGGGTTGACGCACCTCAACCTCTCTAACAACGACCTCACATCTGCAGGTTTACCCTACTCACTGGGTTCTCTCACGAACCTGAAGAGTCTTAATCTGGGGTTGAACCAGCTTGACACTCTACCTCCCTCTATGGCAGGTCTAGACAACCTCAAAGAGTTAGGCCTGTTTGATAACCGCTTCACTAAGCTACCAGAGTTTGTGAAAGAGTTACGCAACCTCAATAAGGTAAACACAAGAAGAAACCCTCTGTCGTACGCTCAGGGAGAAAGTGAGGAGACGCTGAAGGAAAAGTCTGAACCAGAGGAAGAAGTGTATCTGGTTCATGAGAGCAGTCTATGTAGGAAATGCTTTAAAAGATGCAAAGAGCAAAACGAGGGGTtttcaagaggaggaggaggaggaggaggagatggtgaCATGTGTGAGGAAAAAAGGATGAGGACTTACAAAGGACTCATGGTGCCAAACTCAGTGGCTGCAGTTAATCAGGATGTGTGGAGAATTAGAAAAGTGGAGCACATgcaagtcaaataa